One genomic region from Natrinema caseinilyticum encodes:
- a CDS encoding DUF5789 family protein: MSDEEADSEPAVSLGERTPVDGAPLARVSSRLTWPKEKSEVDRLEGDTVIRTPDGPRELSAVLEDVDETYFQRYQEFEGHVQDVIGTGPVPTADE; the protein is encoded by the coding sequence ATGAGCGACGAGGAGGCGGACTCGGAGCCGGCGGTTTCACTCGGCGAACGCACGCCCGTCGACGGCGCGCCGCTCGCCCGGGTCAGTTCCCGACTCACCTGGCCGAAAGAGAAAAGCGAGGTCGACCGACTCGAGGGCGACACGGTCATCCGGACGCCGGACGGCCCGCGCGAACTCTCGGCCGTTCTCGAGGACGTCGACGAGACGTACTTCCAACGCTACCAGGAGTTCGAAGGTCACGTCCAGGACGTGATCGGAACCGGCCCTGTGCCGACCGCGGACGAATAG